In Candidatus Paceibacterota bacterium, the genomic stretch TGTCACAAAAATTGTCGCCCGCCGGGGGACTTTCCTTGCGTGGCACCATAGTCCCGCGATTGATCCTGCATACTCGGGAAAAACTTCAGAAATTCTCGAACTTTTGAAAGACGAATCGATAAAGATCGGCAAAATGGAAAATTGCCACTTTATCAGGGTCAGCAGTATCCTCGCGAACTCCCCTGCCCACGCCAAAATTTTTACAGAACTCGGATTTCGGAAAGCTCCGATTCATTTGCATTCTGAACACACCTCTGTTCTCTCTCTTTCTAAAACTGAAGATGAACTTCAAACTGGAATGAGAAAAAATACTCGTTATGCGGTTCGCAAGGCGATAAAAGATGGAGTTGAAATCGAATCCTCGAAATCGATGGAGGATTTTGAAAAATTCTGGTCAATTTATATGGACACGGTGAAGCGCCAAAATTTTACTCCTTTTTCAGGAAAATATTTGGAGAATGAATTCAAAACTTTTCTAGAGAATAATCAGGCCCTTTTGTGGTTTGGAAAATATAAAGGCGAATATATTTCAACGGCATTTATCATTTATACTTCGAGTTCCGGATTTTATCACCACGGGGCTTCAAATACCCCCTTCCCTTCTATTTCCGCATCGGAGCTTTTGCAGTGGGAGGCAATAAAAGAAGCGAAAAA encodes the following:
- a CDS encoding peptidoglycan bridge formation glycyltransferase FemA/FemB family protein, giving the protein MQVREINSKEELESFLMRVKPATFLISWNWGEFEKKMGNKLWRLGVYNEGKLVAVSSVTKIVARRGTFLAWHHSPAIDPAYSGKTSEILELLKDESIKIGKMENCHFIRVSSILANSPAHAKIFTELGFRKAPIHLHSEHTSVLSLSKTEDELQTGMRKNTRYAVRKAIKDGVEIESSKSMEDFEKFWSIYMDTVKRQNFTPFSGKYLENEFKTFLENNQALLWFGKYKGEYISTAFIIYTSSSGFYHHGASNTPFPSISASELLQWEAIKEAKKRGCDSYNFWGIVSEDDKKHPWYGLSQFKRGFGGGEEKYVPAQDYVLSPRYWINFVVETVRKIKRGV